GCATTCTTTCACGCACACCAATGACATCCCTTTATTATTTGATATTCTTTTTCTAATTATGTTGTTACTGAATGTTGAATGGTTTCAGGACACACAGGAAAATAATCGAAAGGTCAAGGTGAATGGTAGTGATTATACATTCCATGAGACCAAATGGAAGAAACTTCGAGTTGGTGATCTCGTAAAGGTGTGTAAGGATGAATACTTCCCTGCTGATTTAGTTCTGCTTTCATCTATCCATGAAGACGGGGTTTGTTATGTTGAGACTATGAACCTAGATGGAGAGACCAATTTGAAATTGAAGCATGCCTTGGAGGTGACGTCCCATCTTCAAGTTGAAAATTCCTTTCAACAATTTAAGGCAGTGATCAAGTGTGAGGACCCCAACGAAAAGTTATATTCATTCATTGGAACTTTGTCTTATGATGGCAAAGAATATCCTCTTTCCTTACAGCAGCTACTACTAAGAGGTTCTAAGCTTAAGAATACTGATTATGTCTTTGGTGTTGTTATTTTTACTGGACATGAAACAAAAGTGATGAAGAATGCTATAGATCCTCCTTCCAAGAGAagtaaaattgagaaaaaaatggaTAAGCTAATCTATGTACTTTTCAGTACTCTGGCATTGATTGCTTTTGTTGgatctttattttttggaattgaaACCAAAAAAGATGTTAGTGGTGGAAAGTTACAAAGGTGGTATCTTCGTCCAGATGATACAACTATCTTTTATGATCCTAAACGACCATCACTTTCTGCATTTCTTCATTTCCTGACAGCCCTTATGTTGTATGGATACTTAATTCCAATATCTTTATATGTATCCATTGAGATTGTAAAGGTTTTGCAGAGTATTTTTATTAACCAAGATCAGGATATGTATTATAAGGAAACAAACAAGCTAGCACGTGCACGCACATCTAATTTAAATGAGGAACTTGGTCAGGTAGATACTATACTGTCTGACAAAACAGGCACTTTGACATGTAATTCCATGGAGTTTGTTAAATGTTCAATAGCAGGCACTGCTTATGGCTATGGTGTGACAGAAGTGGAGAGGTCACTGGCAAGGAGGAGGGGGGATGCACTGGCTGAAACTGGTGATGCTGTGAACTCTGGAAAGTCAGTTAGAGGTTTCAACTTTAGAGACGAACGAATAATGAATGATCAATGGGTTAATGAACCCCATTCGGATATAATACAGAAATTCTTTCGGGTCTTGGCAATATGTCACACAGTGATTCCTGATAAAAATGAAGAGTCGGGAGAAATTATATATGAAGCTGAGTCACCAGATGAAGCAGCTTTTGTCATAGCTGCAAATGAGATTGGCTTTAAGATTTTAAAAGTGAAACAAGAAAGCATCTCATTGCGTGAGTTAGATTATAAGACTGGAGAAAAGGTTGATAGGTAAGCTCTCATTGCGTGAGTTAgattaatacatttttttttttttttaatttttataattcaatagttacaatgagGGTTGGGAGATTGGAACCCTAAATATCTTCATTAGAAAAACTAGTaggtgccagttgagctacaaggctcttggcaatttatttaatatattgtcGGTTCATTTATCTATAGCTTCTATTTCCCATGCAGCCAGCTGCCTATACACCTTTGATGATTACAGCTAATTGCtctattttgtcatttttgaaataccattttcttattttggtGTAGAAAATTTCAGCTTTTGTTTACGAGGAAAGTCTGCATGGTTGCTCATTTATGTTTATACAATTTCCAACTTTCTCTGCTTTTGAAAACTGCAATCTGCCGCAAGTatccaatacaattaatttcaTGATGTCTATAAGCACACAACTAATGCTGTAGTTTTTCTTAAGGtcagaaatattttatttatacagTTGATGATGTCTGAAGTCatattatctataaaaaaatagatcCTTTAGAACATGTAACAAGTTATTTTCTGCTCAGTGATCTGTTAGGAAAAAGGTTTCTGAAAGCTCTAGCAATCATTAGGGAGACATCAAGATAATAGATTGAGGGAGAAAAATTATACTCTTATGAGGCCTTTTTGTGTAAAAACACCATGGGATGATGGAGCGAAGAAAATAATAGAAGAGTGTATTATGTTAGAAACGTGTAGAGTAGAGAAAAAACTATATTGACCCCTCATAGAGAGAGACTAAGGGAAAAAGTGCGCCATGGGATGAATGTATATGTATTATTGCGTAAACACCATTCTACTTATAtgaaaatttcttgatttttaagGCCATtccttttattgtttttcatttttttttaattataaataaacctTAAAAAACAGGTTCATTGTTGTCTGTCAAATCCATGGCAGCTACATCTAGGTCGATCTCGAGACAAATGCCCAAAATGCTACTTTTGGACAAGACGTGTTATTGTATATTTCTGTTTATTGAACTCTGTTTTCTTGGACTTCTTTTAGTTtcctttttatgtatttttgttaCACACCAGATAACTTGGTTTCTAAATTCCAGAAAATACAAGCGTCTACAGCTCTTAGAGTTTAGTTCTTCTCGCAAAAGAATGTCAGTGATTGTAAGGAATAAAGAAAATCAGTTGTTACTCCTTTGCAAGGGGGCAGACAGGTTAGAAACCTATGCATACGTGATTTATTGTTACATGTATGAAGTTGCAGTTTGAgtcaattgatttcaatttatttgcatATATTATAGTGCAATGTTTCAAAGGCTTTCAAAAGACGGGCGGCAGTTTGAGTCTCAGACCAAGGATCACATCAAAAAATATGCTGAAGCAGGTCTACGGACCCTGGTAATTGCATACCGTGAGCTTGGTGAAGAAGAATATAAATCATGGGAGGTGGAGTTTTCCAAGGTCAAAACATCTGTCACTGCAGAGCGTGATGTATCGTTGGAAAAACTTGCTGATGAAATAGAAAGGGATTTGATTCTTCTTGGTGCTACAGCAGTTGAAGACAAACTGCAAAAAGGGGTCTGTATTGAAAAATTGCTGtcccattttttaatttttagattatgCACTCACTATAAGTTTAATCCTTCTCTGCTGTCTCACTGTATATCGAATGGAAGTTAAAAATCATTAAGACAAAACAAGACCCTCTCattctatttttggaaacattAATTGCATTATTTTATATGATTAGTTTCGCTTTAATTGTGTTCTCTGGTCTTCAGGTTCCAGAATGTATTGACACGCTTGCCCGAGCTGGAATTAGGCTATGGGTATTAACTGGTGATAAGATGGAGACAGCAATTAATATTGGgtattgttgaaaattttggtgCAGGgattatatatgttatttttcttgaagattcatattttaactattttaatttttccagGTATGCTTGTAGATTACTTACAGAAGATATGAAACAAATTGTGATCACTCTGGATTCACCAGACATTGCTGCCTTGGAAAATCAAGGGGATAGAGAGGCGGCCATTGCAAAGGTGCAGATTTTGAAGTACAcaacattgatttttttttttttaattctttaggCAGTAAATTTCTAAATCATTTGCTGTTATAGGCTTCTCTTGAAAGCATAAGGAAGCAAATTGGAGAAGGGATGTCTCAGATAAACTCAACAAAAGAAAGTGACATCATGTATGGCCTAATAATTGATGGAAAATCTTTGGAATTTTCACTAAAGAAGGACATAGATAAATCATTTTTTGAACTTGCAACTAAATGTCATGCTGTTATATGTTGCCGATCTTCGCCTAAGCAGAAAGCTCTGGTAAGTTTTATGGTCATGCTAATATCTAGTTTCTGCTAGTTTAAATTATATAGGCATCTTAAGAATGGCTAGTTACTGTTTTGGCTGACATAAGGATTATCTGATAGATATATAGATGATGTGCAGGTTACAAGATTGGTAAAACGGGAAACAGGTAAAGCAACACTCGCTATTGGTGATGGGGCAAATGATGTTGGCATGATTCAAGAGGCTGATATTGGAGTTGGCATTAGTGGTGTTGAAGGGATGCAGGTAgacatatatttaatttttatttatatgatgTGTACATCTTCTCTTTTCCTTGATATGCATCTTCATTTCACAGATGTTTGgagtttatattattatttttctcatatCCCTTATCTTCCCCCCTTTCCCTCTTTAGCTTATGTATGCTCTGTTGAAATTACTGAATGCTGGAGTTTCACACGTTTAGTGCCCATTTCTTGTGACTAATGATTTATATTTGACTTGCATTTGTGAAAAGGTGCAAAAAGTTAGAGCATGTGAAAAGAAGTTCTGATTAGAAACACtgccttttcttctctttgttttgcttttgctgACAATTAAACTGGTTCAAACATTTTCCTCTCAGAGATTGTGTTTTCATGTAAAACTAGAGATATTGTATATGTCTTATATAACCTATGTATACACACAGCATACATATTATTTGGTGTCTGATTCCAGCTGAAAAAAAGTGAGGACCCAACTTCTGATTCCAAAAATTTCTCAACTGCAGGCGGTGATGGCAAGTGATTTTGAGATGGCTCAATTCCGTTTTCTAGAACGTTTGTTGCTGGTACATGGACATTGGTGTTACAGACGGATAGCAATGATGGTAAAACAGTGCTTCTATCTTTTTAAAACTCAAcacaaacccccccccccccccttcccccagccaaaccaaagaaaaaaaactatcatcaaTAAGTTGAGGAAGCAAAATCACTCTTCCATTATCTTTGTACTCAAATGTTCAGTAATTTTGTTTCAACTCTTTTTTGTTGGGGTTGGGGCGCAGGGAAGGACAGAAACTAAGTTTGTTTACTTCTCTTGTTTTCCTTTCTAGCCCTTTTTATGGTGTGATTGGGGGTATAAGCTGCATAATAGCTTATGCCTTTCAGTTTCCTTGTGAAGGGAATGATTTTTTTGCCAATATATTGATTTGTGTCTTGTCTGCAAATGTGTGATTTAAAAACTATTATACAAAAAGATTCATTTGCAGTATCATCTTCTGTTTGGTTAATGCAGATATGCTACTTCTTCTACAAGAACATAGCATTTGGGTTTACTCTGTTTTGGTTTGAGGCCCATGCTTCTTTCTCTGGTCAACCGGCATATAATGATTGGTACCTGTCATTTTACAATGTCTTCTTCACCTCACTTCCAGTAATTGCTCTTGGTGTTTTTGACCAGGATGTTTCTGCACCACTTTGCCTCAAGGTACGGAAATATTGCCCTTCTCTGGGCTTTATATACGTAGTAAAAGAACTAATGGAAACCCAGGAAGAATGAAATAAAGATAAGAAAAAGCCTGTTGTAGCTTTAGCATAACATATGGCCTGCATTATCATGTTTTACGCATCAGCATATTACAGCTGCCGCATAGCATTGGGTAATTGCACTTAAACGTAAGCAGTTAGAATAAATCAGTTCTTATTATCTATGCATTATTTAAAATAGTTGTTACCAAAACCAATATTTTTCTGCTATGAAGGGTGCATGGTCTGCTCCTCTtgatatttggaaaaaaaaaaaaaacatgtttttgatttgcATTTCTCCAGTGGAACCTGCTAGAAATATGTAATGCTTTGTAACGGGTTATATTTTTGGAATACAATTTAAGTGGGATTCCTATTGTTCTGTTTCTTATTTAaattcttcatatatttttcagtGAGTAGTGCTTATTACACATTTTGACACAATTCCTTGCAGGTCTTTCTTCATTAACCATTTGCTCTGCAAATTTGATTCTATACCTGCATTTGCAATATTCTTTTTGGTTTATGCCTCCTCACTTCTGTTTCCCATACCTCTCTTTCCTGTTTCTCAAATTGTTAGATTAAGCACACTTAATCTTTACAAGTATGCTTCAACATCAAATACAGTGGGTTCACTGAGGTTTAGAGGATGCCTAAATAATATCATGACACGAAAATAatgtttcaaactttcaataTTTATCTTGCAACTTATAACTCTGATTCTATATAAACAACAATGCAGTCAAGTATGTATATCTTAAAGAAAATACTCATTTCCTAGAATTTCAACTTTTTGGTTCCTAAATATTCCTTGAGAGCTTTATGTAGGAGCCTAaataaccatttatttttcatgcttctttgttTGCAGTATCCCTTCTTATATTTGGAGGGAGTCGAGAACATCCTCTTCAGCTGGTCCCGTATTCTTGGTTGGATGTTTAATGGAATTCTAACCTCCATAATTATCTTCTTCTTGACAACCAAGTCGATAATTAAACAAGCCTTTCGGAGAGATGGCCAAGTAGTTGACTATGAAGTCCTCGGGGTCACGATGTATAGTTGTGTCGTGTGGGCTGTAAATTGCCAAATGGCAATCTCCGTCAACTACTTCACTTGGATCCATCACTTCTTCATCTGGGGCAGCATTGCCTTGTGGTATATATTCTTAGTTATTTATGGTTATCTCCCACCGGAGATGTCAACAACAGCATATAGGGTTTTTCTGGAAGCATGTGCTCCGAGTGTTCTCTATTGGTTGGTTACCCTCTTAGTTGTCATTTGCACTCTGCTGCCTTATTTTTCCTTTAGGGCTTTCCAAACAAGATTTAAACCAATGTACCATGACATAATACAAAGAAAACAGTATGAAGGTTCAGAGGCTGAGAACTCTGTAAGATTACCTAGGCGAGTCAGGACGAAACTGCATCCCGGGAGACACTGATGCAGAGGAATTCATGAAGGACAGTATGTTTCTTAACTTATATGAATTGGGATATTTGGTGGCTGTATATGTTATGGTTGGTGTTAGAAGCATAGGTTGGGAATGAGCATGTAGGTAGAATCGGTTACACTCACATTTTCATGTAgattagtaatatattgatttattaaattttcaaaaagcactAACCCCTGTGTTTTACTTGTTACTTTCTGCTTTCCACCGTCccaaatatgtaaatattaaatgTGAGCACCTTTCTTGTAACTACATTGTGAATATACATTTGAGGCATTATATTCTTTCAGATTACCAACAGGTTGTTTTCTTATTGAGTGATCTATTTTCTTGATTGAGATTTTACTATCCATGAAATAATGAGTATCTacaaaaattaatgtttttagAACTTATTTAGACTCTAAAAACCATTCCACGTGAatcataatttatattttggcATTAGACAAGCTTATGAAATGACTTAAAAGAAACCCTaacaaataattgttttttgggCACCAAATACTGCTTGGTTTTAATGTGATATGTCTTTTAGAATTCAGAtgatttttaagtaaaatttatttgaacttttgttaattttagtTCATAATCACTTTTTAAGTGGGTGAATTGAAATAGTTAAGGAAGTTTagagttttgatttttattttttttggaagtttaGGACTTAATTTGAAATACCTCTAAATTAGGGGGAAATCATATAATTTACCCTGTTAGTTTTATTAGCCACATACTTTTTCGtccttagcattttttttttggttacctTTTTGTCCCAAACATTTTCAATATTTGAGCCCCACCCAACACTAGAATCTGTTCTGCCACTGGCTACAAGAAAGTGGTTGGAAGCATTTAAATTGGAATAAGACAAATGATACAAGTATACAACTGTAAAAGTGAAACCTGGTGATTAGTATTTTGTTTAATGAAAACGATGTTGGTGATAAACCCATATAAAAGCAATATTAGTATtacaccaataacaacttagcATCCtaataagttgtgaaaaaacaaaagagtaaactttttattttctagtatTTGCTTAAATTGTCTTCCTAGACCACTCAAAGATCTGAAAAGAAGGGTCTCAACAGTTTTGGCTCAAAATTTCTACGTTTAATGTATTTGTTGGCGACTTATGAACTCAAAAAAGGCTTAAATTCTCTTTATTAGTATTTTAGGGTGAAGCTTGTCACTGGATAACATGTCCACTATATCCCTTTTTTTAGGTCGGCAACATGTGGTTATGCAtgtcacatttatttttagagataattataatATGCTGCTAATTCTACAATTCGAATCATTTCCCCTCTAGAcctccaagcactttgtgcatggggaggtgTCAATTCAGTTACAAGATCCTTGGCGATTATGCATCTCACATTAATTTACAGAATTTGCTTGGAACTTACTGTATTAAAAAGCATTAACAATGTGGTCCCTTGATTGAAAATGATAATTCTCCACTTCATGGGTCACCTCTCTCATTTTCCTTGACATGAAAATCACATGATATTGGCCATTATGGCACAAAAAGTGTTAATGGAATTTCAACCACAAGGTCTAACCCAATATCCCCGTCAATATTTTGCACCCGAATccctttataatttttattattcctAGAATCCTAGTCTAATCTAAAGTTATAAACAATGCCTATATAAGAGAGGCAAGGGGTGCCTATCCCTAATCTTTATTCCATCATATTTAACTACCCACTAATTTGTAGATCAATTTCAACATTTTAGGGTAATACTCTTTAGAGGGTCCCAAAAATAATTTAACCTTTTTAAAAGATGTACTATAAGTAAGGAAGATCAGTTCCTCAGTGCATTTGTTGTAGCTTACTTTCTAGTATTAGTGTGTGTTATCATCATATTTAGCAATGCAACAACACCAAACCATTAACAGTAAGAATAGGATAAGCCCATAGAAATCAGCTCCAATTATATTCCAACTGTTTCCAAGCCAATTTGAAAgaagtaacttttttatttgggggaaaaaaactaAGCAGTAATGTTTCACTTATGTGAAGGTCTTACGAAAATAATTTTGGAAACCAATATCATGAGTTTGCACTTTGACTTGGGATGCACTTGCTCACCAGTGAGCCTTAAGTAAGATACTgtcaaaggaaaaagaataaaataaaaggtaaaatatCTATACCAACTCTGGATTTTATGGACAATCTAGAAAATTATTGAAACGTTTACTATATTTCATATATGACAATGACATACACTTCAATCTAGTTTGTTATattagagaccaaaaaaaaatgtttatagaACTGTTACAAAAGTTTAAGTGCTCAAAATACCCTTGATTTTATTGTTGTAAATTCctattcattctttcttttacttcaAAACTCTCAAGTTGTACATACATCATACACCCGtgatattttagtttttctcaAAATGAAGATACCGTCCTAACCTTTTGTCAAACTTGTTAGACTTATTATAGTCCAAGAGTTCCAAACTCATTGTAAGCCCATGTATTTATACACTTGTGGTGCAAATAAAATAATCAGGAATCTTAGTATAATTAATTTATGCTTAGCTTAAAGTTAGGTATTATATACAGTAAACAAGTTGTTAGATTGAATCTCGTtaattttccttctattttatGTTTCCCTCGCTTCTAACTTACTCATAATTTAACATCaattataccaaaaaaataataatgataataagaCCAAGATCATCAATTTACATTTCCTGTTTACATAATGATCTTATATATGAAGTATAATTCcaaaagatacaagagaataaaccGTATCCTTTTTGCCTAACACCAATAGAGGTCGGTAATCCATCATAACATTAGGAATGGGTTTTTCCACGGGTTTGTAGATTTGGTGGCAAAGTAATGAGTACAAAAGGGACATCAGCATTGAAATTCtattattaaagaaagaatgatAACATGTTGAACCTATAATCTATAATAACCTATATTTCCGAATCACAAAAAGGCTAACTTGTTGGGCGTGAGAAAGTCAGAATTTTGTCCCTATTGAGTCTTCAACAAGGATGAATGAGTTGAAACAGAATGTTAAAGATGGTCATAATGCACTGCAGCAAATCATTTTCATTACTGAAATTCAGGTATGTGGGGCCTTTTTAAGCTGtaaaatcttgaaaattttgggttCTAAGAGATATTCAGCGCATTTGATATCTAGCTAAGCTTCATTAACCTCGTATCAAGTCCTTTGACATTCAAATCAATCTTGGGCAATGACTTCAAGCTCCCTCCAAAGGGTTTTCAACGTGCTCGTGATGTTCAAAGTTCGGTATTTAACGGTGTATATAATatcacattatttaaaattttatacgtgatagtattatatatagatttagATTAATGTTTAATTTATATCATAAAATGTGAGTTCTAATTAagtcaactagtaaagtcttttatagttaaataaaatatttagggTTCAATTCTCGTCTACACAAAAAACCGATTGTGTCTTAGTTTGATAACAAAGagtttctctcaaaaaaaaattatatcataaaatgaatctatttcaaatgaaaattatcaTTTTCTATGCTTGGATCAATAATGTAATTATGGTCAAACTCTATAGTATTCACAACTTACAAGTAAAGGATGACATAAAAGATTTTATGTGGCCGACCTCCTATACTTTAGGACAATGGTACAAtgttttcaaacatttttttaattaaaaaaaaaaaaactttttctgtTAACAGTATTTAAGATTAAATATAATTTGAGTTGTTTTCAAGAATTATTAGTTTACTTTCCAAATTGATATAATTTATGCTATGTTAGTGGAACTAcctaatatttttctaatacgTTAGAAATGAAATGATTATTCTAAATCATTCTAGAAGAAATGCTAGTTCTATTATATAAGTAGCAGTTCTATACTTCTATTTGATTTCCAAAGGTCGTTATATGTGTATATGCATATTACTAAATCTAGTCATATAggatttttcacaattattaaattgaaatattgtGATTGGTGCACCgtgtacacttttttttattaggaaaCACTtcgattttgtttttttagaatagATTGTATAAGTAATTTTAGAGAAAAGTTAACGAATGCACTAAAGACATTGGTTTAAAAACTAtgtttagaaacattttatgttaaacaaaaaaagtaattaacatttttgacaattttttatattttccttgaaagtagtattaaaatatttctaaaatgaTCCATTAACAATTAACAAATATTATAAGGACACTTGTTAATGTGATTCATAGTTTTAACATTAGATCTATATGAAAATGATGTTGAACCAATCACAATTCATGGCTAATCCCATCAACAATTTATAGaatgcaggaaaaaaaattgtatcattCCCATGACTCTATTGATATTTATATGAGTCATTTTAAAGGGTGTACTTAGGACATTTTTTAAAGggctatttaaaaaatgttttagtatcactttttatgaaaaatataagttgttgaaaaattgttgaaaaaatcaGTTATTTTTTTCcggtaaaaattttataaaaatatttcttaaatcaatATTTATAGGGCATCCGTcaactttttcttatttatatttatatttgattgtTATGCGTCCGTGTCACTTGAAAGtacatttataaaattaaaaaattaaaaactattgaaAGCATCATTTTTAATTACGAAAGAAGAATAAGGAAGTGAACATGTTTCTAGATTAGAGTTCTGTCAGACCTTTTGTACAAAATTGATTCTTGATTCAGATAGTCCCAAAACACGTtgttacaaatatataaaaacgaACACGttattatatataatgtaaggaGGTTTCCAAAAAATTATGTCAGCACTTAGGTATGCACagtattaaattttaagcaaacattaaataaaatagtacCACTAAAAACCACGAGTGGTGACTATTCtctcatttctcattaatatatatatatatatatatatataacccacATCCTAccttaaatgttttatttataatatatatttaataatcatAATCTTATAATAATGTACCTTAGCATGACTTTCTGTGCTTCAAAGAGTTAAATCTCCGGAGTCTATGCCaaagtttgtttttttgcttGCCAAATAAGGTTTTTCTTCTATCAACATCATGGATTAGCTCTTATCCTTGGGCCTGATTTTCTTTCTAGAAAGTCTGCGTTTTTATTCTAGATTGTAGAATCCCACTTTTAATTTCAATCTGTTTGGAACAAAATTATGTATGACTTTGCATATTTTGGACTTTCCTACATCATGTTCCTATTAATTACTCCAACACATGTTTTTTTATCTTATCTTTATGCGTATGTCAATTTTGTGGGAACGTAATCGGTGAATTGAATTTGATGGGAAAGTTGGCAAAAaaccaaagaagaagaatttgatgGGAAGAGTTTTGATCTTCTCGAAGATCAACCTGAGCCGTCCTATGCAACTAGACAAATTTTAAGTGTTAATGAGCTCCAGTGGCATATCCCACATGGAAAGGAAGTATTAGAATGCGCTTGGATATTACTTAtttactgaaaattaaaaatttattgttgaatacattgtaataaaataatttttaaatatgtgaatagtgttgtGAGACCCAAAAACGCATTAGTGTTGTGAATAGTGTTGTGCAAAAAATGCACACTGACCACTATCCAAGCTCACGCGTATTGTGCTATTGTTTCCTAGTGTGGTCATATaattcatcccaaaaaaaaaaaagtgtggtcATAGAGCAAAAAGCCAAAAACTGTTTGAATTGCACGAactaaaaaggaaaacaattgGTACATGCAGTTTGacactaaataataaaagaacaaagatagagagagaagataagaagaagaagaagaggaagaaaggtgGAGtagttaaaacaaaacaaaaaggatgAAGTtctaaatcaattttaaaaagttcaagAATTAAATTATTCATAATTCATAATTGTTGAGATAATATGTTATGATTGGAATATATTAATGTGGTGTCAGTAATGATGTTTGTAGGGGTAAAATTCTCAAAgtcaacaatgggccttgggccccacaCGGAGCCCAACCACGACCCAAAGGTAAAGCTCATGGCCAAATCCTGTGGAGCCCAGTTTGTTTTaaaagacgtccgaggaggaatgtctcctcggacacaCAAATATGGGCTCAATGTGCGCCCCCTCCACAGTGAAGAACCATCCCAGACAAACGTGGGTAAGAGGATAAGCCACACACAGcaggaaagaggaaaatgtAAGATGTCCAGAGAAGAAGCcgcaactgccgcattaaatgcaaggaagctactttttcagccgcattaatgtggagaagacaggcaaacagtgttacattggccagtgcaacttacagaaagataaggtggatatccgatgggacgggcactcaagtgaaggtccagatggttaacaaaTGTAAGGTCCTTATCAAattaaggaggctatataagagaaggagatccccatgtAGAGGGGACTGGGAAAttcagagaagagagagaaaa
This DNA window, taken from Quercus robur chromosome 2, dhQueRobu3.1, whole genome shotgun sequence, encodes the following:
- the LOC126714873 gene encoding probable phospholipid-transporting ATPase 8 encodes the protein MSEGRKQRMLINFRKLYSFVCFGLKYEPSHDQIGKKGYSRVVYCNDPDNLEAVKLNYGENYVSTTKYTAANFIPKSLFEQFRRVANIYFLVVACVSFTPLAPYSSPSILAPLILVIGATMAKEGVEDWRRRNQDTQENNRKVKVNGSDYTFHETKWKKLRVGDLVKVCKDEYFPADLVLLSSIHEDGVCYVETMNLDGETNLKLKHALEVTSHLQVENSFQQFKAVIKCEDPNEKLYSFIGTLSYDGKEYPLSLQQLLLRGSKLKNTDYVFGVVIFTGHETKVMKNAIDPPSKRSKIEKKMDKLIYVLFSTLALIAFVGSLFFGIETKKDVSGGKLQRWYLRPDDTTIFYDPKRPSLSAFLHFLTALMLYGYLIPISLYVSIEIVKVLQSIFINQDQDMYYKETNKLARARTSNLNEELGQVDTILSDKTGTLTCNSMEFVKCSIAGTAYGYGVTEVERSLARRRGDALAETGDAVNSGKSVRGFNFRDERIMNDQWVNEPHSDIIQKFFRVLAICHTVIPDKNEESGEIIYEAESPDEAAFVIAANEIGFKILKVKQESISLRELDYKTGEKVDRKYKRLQLLEFSSSRKRMSVIVRNKENQLLLLCKGADSAMFQRLSKDGRQFESQTKDHIKKYAEAGLRTLVIAYRELGEEEYKSWEVEFSKVKTSVTAERDVSLEKLADEIERDLILLGATAVEDKLQKGVPECIDTLARAGIRLWVLTGDKMETAINIGYACRLLTEDMKQIVITLDSPDIAALENQGDREAAIAKASLESIRKQIGEGMSQINSTKESDIMYGLIIDGKSLEFSLKKDIDKSFFELATKCHAVICCRSSPKQKALVTRLVKRETGKATLAIGDGANDVGMIQEADIGVGISGVEGMQAVMASDFEMAQFRFLERLLLVHGHWCYRRIAMMICYFFYKNIAFGFTLFWFEAHASFSGQPAYNDWYLSFYNVFFTSLPVIALGVFDQDVSAPLCLKYPFLYLEGVENILFSWSRILGWMFNGILTSIIIFFLTTKSIIKQAFRRDGQVVDYEVLGVTMYSCVVWAVNCQMAISVNYFTWIHHFFIWGSIALWYIFLVIYGYLPPEMSTTAYRVFLEACAPSVLYWLVTLLVVICTLLPYFSFRAFQTRFKPMYHDIIQRKQYEGSEAENSVRLPRRVRTKLHPGRH